A section of the Harmonia axyridis chromosome 2, icHarAxyr1.1, whole genome shotgun sequence genome encodes:
- the LOC123672139 gene encoding pre-mRNA-splicing factor 38B-like: MNASSSGIWDIPPPPGTEDEETIPGIIKEEPISPRAIDRIDPYVKNPHYLEYEKKSSRNRGKSRSKSHDRYEKRRRSKSRSRSKSKYRSRRSRSRSHRRRKHSRSRSRSHSRSKPKHSRRDKDRRTRRYSRSRNSSRSRHSSRSRYSSRSRYSKSRSRSRSQSKLYKSHRSNRHRRNSKEHSDYEEKPMIDDNYELIDAKVEPEDEEEESEPIKDNAFKNDGSFLEMFKKMQEEKQAQEEAQKAEAEKQKLLPAVGKRRGGRVLKTGMVQKSRPQDSEDTVHDPWSVYMKEVKKYKEACCDDDSKTRLLVK, encoded by the coding sequence ATGAATGCCTCTTCATCTGGAATATGGGATATTCCACCTCCACCTGGAACTGAAGATGAAGAAACAATTCCAGGTATCATCAAAGAGGAACCTATCAGTCCTAGAGCAATAGATCGTATTGATCCTTATGTCAAGAATCCACATTACTTGGAATACGAGAAAAAATCGAGCAGAAACAGAGGAAAATCTAGAAGTAAATCGCATGACAGATATGAAAAACGTCGTCGTTCTAAATCTAGAAGCAGAAGTAAATCTAAGTACCGTTCTCGTAGATCAAGATCAAGGTCTCATCGTAGAAGGAAACATAGTAGATCAAGAAGCAGATCTCATTCTAGGAGTAAACCAAAACATAGTAGAAGAGATAAAGATAGAAGAACTAGGCGGTACTCACGTTCACGAAATTCTTCTCGCTCTAGACATTCTTCACGTTCTAGATATTCCTCACGCTCTAGGTACTCTAAGTCGAGATCCAGGTCTAGAAGTCAGTCTAAATTATATAAGTCGCACAGATCAAACAGACACAGAAGGAATAGTAAAGAACACTCAGATTATGAGGAAAAACCTATGATAGATgataattatgaattaattgatgctaaagttgaacctgaggatgaagaagaagaatctgaGCCTATCAAGGATAACGCATTCAAAAATGACGGATCTTTTCTagagatgttcaaaaaaatgcAGGAAGAAAAACAAGCACAAGAAGAAGCTCAGAAAGCTGAGgctgaaaaacaaaaattactaCCTGCAGTAGGAAAACGAAGAGGGGGTCGTGTGTTAAAAACAGGAATGGTTCAGAAATCAAGGCCTCAAGATAGTGAGGATACTGTTCATGATCCTTGGTCTGTGTATATGAAAGAAGTTAAGAAATATAAAGAAGCCTGTTGTGATGATGACTCTAAAACAAGATtattagtgaaataa